One region of Roseimicrobium gellanilyticum genomic DNA includes:
- a CDS encoding sulfatase family protein: MVVALSATATQSLHAAEKNIIFYIADDLGTELGCYGNKVIKTPNIDALAADGCVFTNAYATTASCSASRSVIMTGLHNHANGQYGHQHDTGHFSCYPNVVTLALPQVMKEAGYRTGIFGKHHVAPLAIFTYDVMVQEKGRNTIELAESAKKFITAKDEKPFIAYIATADPHRGGKQFDDVAGTPNPFGNLPKKKSYPGVTEVFYEPKDVIVPPWLPDTVESRAELAEYYQSVSRVDAGLGQLIKILREADLYDKTMIIVTSDHGMAFPGGKTTTYEPGLKVPMVVRNPYVQKRGIRNNALLSHVDLTPTMLDFAGGLDREKNAPIKPIDANAFWAERKLDKGENRGKRYNTYHGRTWLDILDKEEDPSRKTLYASHTFHEVQMYYPMRVVREGDMKLIWNIAYPLPYPFASDLWAASTWQGQLKKGKDAPYGVRTVGQYVQRPQFELYDLKYDPDEAKNLATDPAFAKELETLKTKLREFQKGMGDPWEQKWDYE; encoded by the coding sequence ATGGTCGTAGCACTCTCCGCCACTGCCACGCAGTCACTCCACGCCGCTGAGAAGAACATCATCTTCTACATCGCGGATGACCTCGGCACGGAGCTGGGGTGCTATGGGAACAAGGTCATCAAGACACCCAACATCGACGCCCTGGCGGCGGACGGCTGTGTCTTCACCAATGCCTATGCCACCACAGCGAGCTGCAGCGCGAGCCGCTCCGTGATCATGACCGGCCTGCACAATCATGCGAATGGGCAATACGGTCACCAGCATGATACGGGACACTTCTCCTGCTACCCAAATGTGGTGACGCTCGCGCTACCACAAGTGATGAAGGAGGCGGGCTATCGCACGGGCATCTTCGGGAAGCACCACGTGGCACCGCTGGCCATCTTCACGTACGATGTGATGGTCCAGGAAAAGGGACGCAATACCATCGAGCTCGCTGAGAGTGCGAAGAAGTTCATCACCGCGAAGGATGAGAAACCCTTCATCGCCTACATCGCCACGGCGGATCCACATCGCGGCGGCAAGCAGTTCGATGATGTGGCAGGGACTCCGAACCCCTTCGGCAATCTTCCGAAGAAGAAGAGTTATCCCGGCGTGACCGAAGTCTTCTATGAACCCAAGGACGTCATCGTGCCGCCCTGGCTTCCGGACACCGTGGAAAGCCGCGCAGAGCTCGCGGAGTACTACCAGAGTGTGTCGCGCGTGGATGCCGGCCTTGGCCAGTTGATCAAGATCCTCAGGGAAGCCGACCTGTATGACAAGACGATGATCATTGTCACCAGCGACCACGGCATGGCCTTCCCCGGAGGCAAAACCACCACGTACGAGCCCGGCCTGAAGGTGCCTATGGTCGTGCGCAACCCCTATGTGCAAAAGCGTGGCATCCGCAACAACGCTCTCCTGAGCCATGTGGACCTCACACCCACGATGCTGGACTTCGCCGGTGGCTTGGACAGGGAGAAAAACGCGCCCATCAAGCCCATCGATGCCAACGCCTTCTGGGCAGAGCGGAAGCTCGACAAGGGGGAGAACCGCGGCAAGCGCTACAACACCTACCACGGCCGCACCTGGCTGGACATCCTCGACAAGGAAGAGGACCCTTCACGCAAGACACTCTACGCGTCACACACCTTCCACGAAGTGCAGATGTACTACCCCATGCGCGTCGTGCGCGAGGGAGACATGAAGCTCATCTGGAACATCGCCTATCCCCTGCCCTATCCCTTTGCCTCGGATCTCTGGGCCGCCAGCACCTGGCAGGGCCAGCTCAAGAAGGGCAAGGATGCTCCGTACGGCGTGCGCACCGTGGGCCAGTACGTGCAGCGTCCGCAGTTCGAGCTGTATGATTTGAAGTACGACCCGGATGAAGCAAAGAACCTCGCGACGGATCCTGCGTTTGCGAAGGAATTGGAAACACTCAAGACCAAGCTCCGCGAATTCCAAAAGGGCATGGGAGATCCGTGGGAGCAGAAGTGGGATTATGAGTGA